Within the Channa argus isolate prfri chromosome 12, Channa argus male v1.0, whole genome shotgun sequence genome, the region CACCAGTTAACTGACACTCAGGTTCACAAACACTCCGTAAACTAACTCATAGTCCATAGAAATAAACTTATAGCTATCTCCATGCCCGTTGTCTTCATCAGAACCAAGCTGGGTCCTTATTGAAGAGATCCAGGTCTAACATAGCCATTAATAGTCATTCTTTGAGGATACTATGAGTTGGACCTCATGCATCCAAACACTTCttaatttctgttgttttattttatatctctCAAAAACAAAGCCGATGTCATCATTATATTTATAGCTGCACCCTCAACTTCCCTACCAACATTATCAAAACCTCCTCCGCTGCCTCCTTGTGATAACACAGGCTGCACCCTGTAGGTGGGAGAAACACATCCTCTAGGATCTCCATCACAGTGCATATTCTTCTCTATTATTTGAATCATAACACAATTCTTTGCATTgcaatttcaaattatttacttccttttactttaaaacaataaaatattaagaaaatacttttttgccaGTCTCTGAAAAAAGCTCTGTTTCTAGTTCAACTGTAATATCCTCATTAGATATGTTAGAACATACCTGAATTAAAAGCAAGtcattttaagaatttattgAGTAGTATGAATTAGTAGTGaattacaaaacattacaaagaaTTACAACAAGAAGATAGcaattattattcttatttgtcataagaataagaaaagcagaaaattctaataaaataaaaaaagcaatagCAGTAAGGGGTTAAGAAATTACtaattaatttccattttttcaCATCATTCTAGCTTGAGCATCTAAATTCAACATGAATGTTCTAGTTTCCCAATTTGACCCTGGGAAGAATGTTTGCTGCTCAAATATCCTAACAAAAGATATAAAACCACTGTTGTTTTGTACTTCAACAATAAAAGCTATCCCTTTGCTATTCCTACTTCTCACTAGCTAACAATTAGTAGGCTCCTGTCACACACTGCTAGCTCAGACCAGAAAACCTCaagttttctttctctgtgatATGAAACACCTTTGAGAAGTTTCTTTAAGATGGCATGCTGAAATCTACCCAGTTTGTTAGGAGAGCCCGTTCCACTTTCTGTAGAATAGTCACAGGCAGGAGCGTAGGCAAGATGACAatgtttttcctcctccacaccACACCAATTCTCCCTATATACACTATGCATGGACAAATGTGTTCTTGAGTGTGTGGCCAATGGGCAAAGCGAGACACACACCTGCATGTACAATAAAGAGAGACAGATGTCAACTAGAAACACAACCCCTTTGGGATCGGGAAAGGAGGAAAGGCCAGGCTGAGGTGATGTAATgattcctgaaaaaaaaaagactgaataaCTGCATGAGTTAGAAAGAGGCATGCCTTTTCCTTCTCAAATACCAGCTGCAAATATTCTTTTAAAGCAtcttaatattcataataaggTTGGAATGAGGGTGCATATTATGGTAAaccttcaataaaataaaagctttacttATAAATGAAACTACTTAAAGTATGGCAAAAATTGTATTTGGTCAACAGAATTAACCCTATCATGTCCTAATTACCACACTGGGCCCATAAAACTGCCCACAACACTGCCACAGATCAAGTCACACATGCCAGCTGGGAGAATTATATCACACCATAAGGGCCCATTCACACTAACTGTACAGCTAACAGATGTCTGTTTTAATGATCTCCCTCGACAAAAGTGAGATCACTACAGCCACACAAAccctaaaatacaaatatagtcCTTAGTGGGCAACACAGTAGTATGATTGAGCCGTCATGGGCAACAACACAACGCAATCCTGcttttgaaatataatttatgGTCTGCTATAAGAAAAAAATCCCAACTCTTAGATACCTGACTTGGCTTATAAAAGTCAAGAGGAAAGAGTAGGGAAGAGGTCAATGTCCACATGCCTCATCCCACCATGAAATCTGAgctcattatttattaatcaaTGTGTTCTTTCAACGTTAAGCTATTTTTGGCTATAATCAAAGAAAGGAGGACCCCCCCCCAAATTATTCTCTACCCCTCCACCCAACAAAAGACTCATCGACATCCCCACCCCCGGTTTCTCCTCACATGGGCGAACATGGAACACGCTTATAACCAGGCCAATGTGAACTGATGACATGATATTGAGAGGCAAGAAGGTGCTGCTGTCTAACCAGTAGTGTAATGTACGACCAGTTTCACAGGACAAAACAACAGGGTGAGGCCGGGTACAATATCCCAGTTACTTTCTTAATAAGCGGCGTAAAAGTACAACCAGCAACCTGAAGCCTTCAGTCACCCTCTGGCTCAGTCTTACCCGTTTTTGTTTCCTTCGGACAGCATTATGGCCGGCCTTCAAGGGGAACCCCggggataaataaataacacactgTCGCTGGGCGTTTTGTCCGGTCAGGCGTGGGTTGAAATCAGGGACgcgaaattaaaaaaaaaatcctattgcggctgttttctctgctgattAGCCGTACACTGCGTCGGTATCAGGGATGCAATGCATGCATGGCGGCCATGTTGGCTAGAGTGAGCAGCGTCAAGTAAGCTACAAGAGAGGAAATAACTACCTTCCGCTCAAtgatttccaaaataaaagctccGTTAGACGCGCAAACGTGACGCAGTCAAACATTTTGCTGTAAAGAAGAACAAGCTCAGAGAACTGTGTTGATTAGCAGTGCAAGTTCTGCTACTAATAACAGCACACAttcatataaacaaaaacaaaagcaaagtaaTGTAATATCAGAACGCAACAAAGAACAGGACCAACATCGAGGTGTATTTACAACCCAAGCAGGTTTAAAAAATCTTGCCAAATCTATAACTGCTTTTAATTTGATAGTTTCCTTTACCTATCTATGATGACAAATGATATAAATTGCCATAATTTATGTGGCTAATCCGTTTTTTCCCCATAGGAACTAAGTCATAGGGTTTTCAAAGCAACAATACATCCGTAAAACCACAGTCAAGGAGGAATTGATCGATTTTTCCTAAACATAGTACAATGCGAATGGGGAAATGAATTTCTTTACCTACTTCAGGGCAGACATAATCTTTTTGCTAGTTAACTCTAAATATTAACAGTTATTAAACCATGATGCCcataaattaaaatgcacaatcATTTTGCTATTCACAGACAGTCAATTATCTAATACctttcacacaaaaaaatagTGTGTGTACTCTGTTCTGAGTACACAACCTATTCTGTACTCTATCCGGCTGTCTACATATTTTCATGCAGATGTAACTACAATTGGCAACAATTCATTTGGGAACAAGTGTTGTTTTGTGATTTCAGTTGCTCCAAGAaggttcattttaaaatgttgttatgaTCACCCCCAACAGAAAAAGTTAAAAGCAGGTTGAGATAAAATTCATAAAATGGGATCACGAATATTGGCCTGTATCAAGTATTAAGTGTCTACAATCATTGTTAAATTCTTTTGTCCAGCAAACCAAAGATTAACTGCTAAGACCCTAATAAATTCAAATAGCTGATATTTAGTACCAAATGCAGTCAAGTTTCTCAAGTTGAGCAGGAATACACAGTAGTGTCAAATAATGCAAGGGCATTGCAATCAGTAATAATTTAATGAATATGTAATGCACATTGTTCTGGCAAAATGTTATGAGGACTCCATCGAGAAGTGTGTGCATTTTATCAGATTGCTGAACAGCacacaaagtaaataataaagcGCTCTAGAAGGTGCATGCAGGGTGCAAATAAAAGACGATTCATTTAAATTTCACCTTGAGCCACACCAATAATGTAAAGACCTATATTTCTCATTTAGGTTGTCTGTAATTTTATAATGGTTACTAACCTTTTTAAAAGGCATTGCTTCACTGTCTGTTTACTCTTTTTTTCATCCTCTGCCTCCTGTCCTTGGTTTGCCTTCTGTGAAATtattcaaagtaaaaacaattaaaagacagtaggaatatgcttttaagcttTAAAGTGTATCTTGATATAGGCATTCTAGGCTGCttacagctctgctgttttgaaaAATACTTAGGAGTGCTGTAATaacatgaagaaaacaaaatattaggaAATATTTCCTACTAACAAAAGTAACAATTAGGTACCAAAATCACAGATATAACACATCAATCTGGTACACAATCATTAGCATGGCAACATTCCAGAAAGAAAGCCcacacaacagtttttattactGACCTTCAGCTGCCTGGCAGAGCCATATTTATCCctagaagaggaagaggaggattgTGATGACTGTGAAGAGGAGTCTGATTTGGAGTCAGAATCTGATGAGGAACCTGAATCTTGCTCCTCGGTCACAACAACCCTGTCTTTTTTGATGTTTTGGTATCTCTTGTCCTGCTCCTCCTTTAACTGTTTCTCCTCGCATCTCTTCTCCTCATTTTGGTATCTTCTCTGTTTATCTTTTTGCTCTTCttgacattttttctctttttcttgctcCTCTTTTTGCTGGTGTTTCTCGTCCTTCTCCTCCAGTCgtttctcttcattttccatCTGTTCTTCCACATGCATCTTGTCTCTCTCCTGTTCTTGTTCCTTCCTTATGTCTCTCTCTTCTACTACTCTCTTCTTCTGTCGTTCCCCGTCCTTCTCCTCCTTAAGTTGCCTCTCTTCCTCCGTGTCTgtgttctcttttttcctctctttctgcaggcTTTGAAGTGGAGATTCACTGGGAGTTTCTTCAGATATTTCCCCAGCTGAAGTGTGCCCCTTGGCTCGGAAAGCCCCTTCTGACTCCATCTTGTGTATGAGCAGAGAGAGGGGTCCTGGCCTGCGCTTCACTGGGGGCTCTGGACTGCTGGAAGGAGAGCTTGAATCAGAGTCTTGTGTCTGCATAGTGGGAGGTGGGGAAGATGCCACCCTTAGGCCCTCTTGGTCATCTGGGTCTGGTGGGCTTTGCTTGGGAGTGTCAGGTAGGGGGAACAGATTGGGGggtggagagggaggaggagtgggGTGGCGCAGCTGCATGGAAGTGTGGTGTACCTGTGGTTGTGGGATGTGCTGTGGTGGCTGAAGCTTGCGTTTAGACCTTGCAGCTGCAGATGGGACACTGCAGGGCATCTGGTGTGGCTGGGGGGGGACTCTGTTGACCCTTTGTGCTACACCAGGACCTGGTCCCCAATCCTCATCATCCtcactatcatcatcatcttcatcattttcATCACTGTCCTCATGGATGTTACTTTCCGCTGATACTCCGGCAGATCGGCTTAGGTGGAGCACAGGATGAGCTGATCCCAGGTCACTTGGTGCAGCACCCTCCTTCTCCTGGGCTCCGGACACAGTAGGGGGAAGTCCCTGTTGGTCTGGCTGGCCAAGGACGCGCACAGACAGGGAGGCTACTGCGCGGGGAGGCGAAGGTACTGGTGGCTCTTTATGTCCTTGATGAAAGGTTGTATGTTTCATCCTACCACCTGGAGCCTCAGAGGTCTCCTGGTGGTAAATGGCAGGGCCATGGCTCATGCCCACCGAAGctgctcctctctcctctgtcctgACAAATGTGGGCTGAGAGGGTACAGGGTGATGCTACAGGGCACACGTATTGCTGTCAGTTTGTCATTTGTTCTATTCATTCTATCACATTTTTTAGAGTTTAAcagacttattttaaaatatcattatTGTTCCAGGTCCATTAACACCACAAAGATGTGATTTAAGGATATAAGCATTATAGTAATAAATTAGTGTTATAGTAAAACACTGAGTACAATTTGGAGTGAGCAGTAGAACACTAAAATATGGTAAATAGGATTTTGAACATTAACCAATCAGTATGTGACAGCTTTGTGGCATAAATCCTCAGCTGAGTTAATTTGATTATTCACCAAGTGAAGATTATTGACCTTGTCAGAAGCATAGCAGGAGCTGTCATTGTCCTCTGAgtgctcttcatcctcctctggCACTGCTGGGCTTTCTGTCAGAAAGACACATAGCAGGGGCTAAAGGTCTCATGACCCACATGCCTAAACAGGGCAACttttcaatcaatcaaaaaagaaatagtTGCATTTTAAAGGTGTTCTTCTACCTCAGGTGTAagtcactgtttattttttttacataatttgagCTAATTTTAAGACATTATTCTTACGTTGAATTAGAAAAACTTAAAAGTTAAATTGCCATTTTCCCTAAAATGTGTCAActttcatgttttaaataagTCCATAAATAATAGAGGAATACATTAGTTGAAATAAATATTACGTATATTATTATCAAATAGATATTACGTATAGAACATTACTCATGCAAATGTTCATGAAACcaagtaaatacaaataataacaaaccaataaagaaaaaacaggagtaaaagaaaatgatacAAAGACTCCCCTGTTCCTTTAAGCTAAACAACCATTGTTCTTGTGGCAGAGATCTGATTGTGTGCATATAAACACAGGAAGGTGTCAGAAGGATTTCTGAGTGAACTTTTACACAGCATAGGAATTTTTATAATGATGCTAAACCatcaaaaattaaatcaaatcaacTGTAATAATTCTAGACTGAGAACCAAAAACATAATTGAATTAAGAGATTAGAGTCACTGTCCAGCCCTACTGTGTTGTGGCATACCATCAGCCTCCTCCTCTTGCTGGGCCTCCCTCTCAAGTCTCTGGCGAAGGAGTTCCTGTTGCTTGGCCAGATACTGTTTTATGAAGCTGTTCTGACACATCTCCTCTCCTATCTATAACATCGAAAGTGAAAAAACAGCACTTCAAATGACATCACATATGTtgtgaaaaagatgaacaaacTATTCATCTTTCAAAATCTCTGTACCTGAGAGTTGGGTTGCAGCCCACAATGAGAGGAGGATGATTTCTGTAGGTTTTCCAGCATCAGAGCCTGTACAAAATACATACAATTATTCAAATGGTAAATATGTACCACACAATAATGGaagatggaaaataaatgtaaacaagacttagaagattgtttttttattatacttGTTTTTGAGTACAGACAGCAGATAatagctttttcattttttgtgatCTATTAAATAAAGCCAACAAATTATGATAGCAATAGAAATGTGTTGTGtataacagaaatacaaaagtgtgtgttccaaaccttttcttttctataaGTTAAGTTCTCTGCCATAATAGAAAATGTGCgcagatttatttcatttagaatatttttctataaaaattCTAAAATCCAAGTGACAACAGTACCTGAGTGCTCTCATTTACACCAAATAAAGCTTGGTTCAGTATCAGTGTTTAGAATGATGCATATCCCCAACGATGTTCACATTACTACTCTGTAGTGACTTTATGATGAATTGATGACCAAACTAAAAATGACATAATACTTTTAATCACCTCATATAAAATTTGCCAcagtactgtattttgttttgtatttctagATCTTACTTTTGAATTAGTAATCCCAACTTTAAGAAGTAAACATTATTAGAAATCAGAGTGAACACTCCACCAAAGAATGCTTTATTGAGTTGCATGCAAGTACCCCATCCCTGATTCAAATCTAATGGTTGCCACACATTTgtctgtaaatggtaaatggccaatGTAGATGGTAAATGTtaattcccattcacccattcacacattcCAGTGggggtggctgccatgcaaggtgctctcctgacccaccaggagcaacttgtggTTCAGTGTGATGCCCAAGAACAATTTGACACGTAGCCGTGAGCAGGGCTCGAcccactgacactgtggtccGTTGAcgactgcctcaccaactgagctacagccactgtCTAACCTTAATTCcagtatattattttattactacCAGTGTCGTGATGCCTCAGtaacagtaaagtaaagtaagtcATTTTCCTGAGGGATGGAGGACTTATGACCCAGGATCTCTCCATTTATAAAATTCTGGGTATAGCCTTAAAACCCTTAGTTGATCATAAACTAAAGGTCTTGTGCAATACGATTATTGTTTTGGTGAAAATAACTTAAAGTGCATAACTTAATAGTTGGTGAAGATCATTAAAGAAACGTGTTTACTTCGCGAGGCGCGCCCCCGTCACCCCTACACACACGCGGAGCGCGGATACAGTGATGTACGGTACAGTACGAGCGGCTGTTGGCAGCTTAGGCCTCGACTTGACAGGTGCACAGTTCAACTGTGCAACACGGTGCACTACGAGTACTTACGAATTAAGTCTGAACACGATAGACAGTTCTGTTTTACTACCAATAACAATTAGACTAAAGTAACATTAAAACTGTTGCGTATGTGTTAATAACATGTGCTTGACGTTTTATGCATTCCCGCTTCCGAGCCCATACACCGTTACGGCCTCTAATGTCAACCCCCCCAACCGTTTCTCCCCTCCTGAACTTAGCGAGACTCGGCACAGGTTTACATAACATGAGCCAACACTTACCCCTTTCAGTCGCTTAatgagtgtgtttttctgtccacTTTTTGGGAGGTTCCTCTGCTCCAGAGCTGCTTTTAAATCCGCGACTCGGAGCGATTGTAGAGGTTTTCCATCAAGCGTAATATCTTCGTCCGCCATTTTGATCCCTCCGCTTGTCTAAACTCCAGCGTCGCTACGGCTGCTGCTCGGCGTCACAGTTCGGCTGTTTCCGGACAAGCTCGGCGTACCCGAActacattacagtacagtacaatgaAATGAATGTCTTCGGAGTTTAGTACCATTTTATCCCGTTTAAGTGAATTTATTCGAAGTAGAAAATGCACCAGTTATTTCTGATAGGGCAAACAGTAATATCATgcacaacaacaaataacattttgacGCACCATTActatcaaaaatcaaaacacatttgtttaattgcaaAAGATGTATTTGTGCATCCTGAACAGGAATACAAGACAGACATCAAATGTAGTGTTAAAATAGGTCTAGAGTACTGTAGAAGAAATGTAAGAGATAACAGGCTCAAATGGATTCACGTagtgcaaaaaggaaaaaaagaaaaaaaaaaactactttctgGTACAAAAGGAATACAGCCACATCTTTGAACTGTAACatatttttccaaaaacatttctgttcattGTGAATAATCTAGTAAGATCACCCTAGCAAAGGATTTGcatatataaaatgtaagcAAATTAAAGCCATGCAAATTGTAAAGCAAAGTACATAAAAACCGatgataataaatatataaatgttactTGCCATCATGCTCATCCTGTACATAAAGTATAGAGTCTTTTAGGCAGGCAAGTATTCATAAAGTAATACTTCAAACCTCCACAACGCGGCACTgcagcagagggggaaaaatACGGGACAATACAGATTCCGCAAACAAAGATATAACTCAGCCACGCAATGTTGAAAATAAGTATGCAATGCTTGATATTAATTTGtatcagaaaaataaagctgaatatttGGTAAAGTAAAATGAAGCCCAACAAGCACTGTAATCTAATTTAACATGGCAAAAAGTACAGACTGTGTTTAGATTTCAGTTAGGACTTGTAGTGTTCCCCCCAGCttcatattaaacatgtttctgaTGTGCTTCTGTTGTAGACAATAGTCAGTTATAGGAAAAAAGGGTATAGATTTGATTGATTTCAATAGCAccccttttaaaacaaaaatgtatccTTGCTTTGCTTCATAGTTTATGCTATGTCAGTTACAACATAGTGATGATCAAAATCACTTGGTATTTAGAAACGTTTTAAAGAATTGATTTATatcttgatttggcatgtgtaaaataatgtacaataatCAAACAAGTCCAGTTCCACACCTTTGCTTTTCATTAACAATCATTTATGTACATAATTTTCCTATTCTCCCTCAGACAGGTTTGCTGACTTTAAACTAAATCAGAATACCACAGTTGACAAGCACCTTTTTGGACATTAATATGAAAAgcataaaaagtcaaagaaaagtAACCATCCAGAACATAACAGGACATGTGCCGACAAGAGAACTTGATCAACAAGTTTCCTCTTTATAGCCAGGCTGCCATGtgactgtgggaaaaaaaaaggattatgcAGTTTCTCACACTGTCTCACAAGAATCCTTTTGCACACTCAATTACTGCATCAGTTCTGAGTTATTTCTTTCAGCTAAAGAggattacaattttttttcatgagaCTTCATAAATGGTATATGAAGAAATAATGAGAGCTTGCTAGTGGAAATGAGTACTACAAAAGACATTTGTTCCGATTAAGGTTGCAAGTAACAGCACAGATTATTAAATGCTTCCCATTTTAAGATCAAAACACTGCTTCAACAGCCTCAGAATAATAATCACAAAGGCCTTTCAGGTATTTCAGCAGAAAGTAGGCCAGAGCCAGGATGTCAGGCCTCCTTCTGTGCTATTTTTGGATTGGGGGTTGGGGGGatggctaaataaataaagaagaacaaaaatggCCATCAtggtgaaaagacaaaaaaacactgcaaacattaaaaaaagaaaacctccCAAAATATGCAGTCCACACATATACTTACGGGCACAAAGGGTCTTCAAATATTCAATAAGTTAACActcaaaaagacaaatgtgccTCACAGCACAATTGGCATCACAGCACATAGGTCAGTATATAAACATACCAACAAGCACTTCGAGGACAAAACCAACAGTCTAAATCCAGCTTAGTAACAGCTGTAGTGAAGCTAAACATGTTCCACTTCATTTGCTGCAATCCaattaaaaccaaaattaattaaaaagtaacaacaaataaggCATTTTCAAATATATGTAGTGTAAGCAAAATTTTACATAATCGGTATAAATTATCATGAGGATATTTCTGCTAAACGCTGGAGCAGAGTGGAGAAGCCAGCCGCTTGTATTGAGAGCTCAGCAACGCGGTCCACCATCTCCTGGGTGGCAGATACTGAGGGGTAGTTTTGTGCAGCGCCCTTTGTTGCCACAACAACTGCCTTCAAGGCCTGGCAGAGTCGTCCCCCAGACGTTGTGATCTGAAATTGGGAAGAGAGATTTTACTTTCAAACTCTGTGCAAATGTCTTAAATGTCTATTACTGTCCAGGACTGTTTTCAAAACTCCTGAACCTAGGcttataattttactttttaatcatttcatatATGCCTCTCAACATATGAAATACTTCTCATGTTCTTGTTTTCTCCAGATACCTTGGCCCGAAGGTCAGCAGACGTGAGCAGGCGGGAGAGCGTGTCCCCAATAAACACCAGTTTGTGTGCAGTCACAATGAGACTCTTTCCCCTGGCAACAAAGATGCGGGGTGGCTGGTTCCCCTGCACGCTGCTGAAGAGCACATCGATCGCATCTGCCAGGCATGAGAGGTGGGCGAGGCTCTGAGAGGAGTAAAAAGACAGCAATTCTGAGTCCTCCAGGGAGAGGGACACCGGCAGAGGAGGGGATGGAGTCAACTGTAATGAAGAAAGACAAATGAGATTTTTGTGAATGCCCAACAACAGAGTCAAACTTGCATTGACAGTAAAGGTACTTTGTGTACTATCAACGACTAATTGATAACTTGAttacaacaaataacaaatatttgctgctttcagcaatttaaatgtcaacaaaaaaaactagGCTTGTAATGGAAAGAGATGCAATCCTACACCTTTGCAACATTACATTAAGAGTAACTAGCAAAAACTGCAGAAGATGTAAATTTGCATCAAAGTAATGCAGGACACGTCCAGTCAGCTCTTTTAAGGTCGTCTCACACTGAATTGTAAGTCAGAGAAAGTCACACACATAAGCAAGTGGCACTGTTGAAAGAATGACTGTGCTTTTCTGTCACCAATTGTCCATTCAATATAAGACAAGACTGTTAAGCTTTACAAGTGACCTCTTGTTGGTTATTTATGATGTAATCaaggaatagaaaaaaaatgcagactgAGTAGTAAAAAGACCTCAGCCCCaacagaaaagagaagcagCTTAAGAGATAAAATTAGGcaatacattattttcattttgcttagACGGCATCAGTGTTGTTACGTCTAACTGAAATCCTTGATGTTTGAATCTCAGAAAAAATGACCTTATAAACGCAGTCTGTCACACTTTGATGTACAGATGCATGAGTCAGAAATCCATGAGGGCAATTTTGACAAAGTTAGCTACTGCAGGCTAAACAAGACGCGTACAGACTCAAGAAGATATACCACCACATCAGAGTCCACCAAGTTGCTGCAGGCTGGATTCATGAGTCACAGCACTCATTAGTAAACAGAGCACACTGCAAACACTGAGTGAATCAATGGCTTATCTGTGTGGACTTGCTGTatgtgtttctgtactgtgaaaATTGCCCAACAATAGCAGCCTGTATAGAGTAGTAGCTAAGGATTATGTATTTGGAGACTCACCCTTGGCTCTGCAGTGATAGTTTGTGTATGTTCATTCTCAACCAGGACATCAGGAGGAGGCTCAGGTTTACCCTAGTGTAGGAAGGAGAGCACAGGCATTTTAACATAAATTGTCAgagttttattgtattgtaactGCAAACATAAAAGACGGTAATAATGTACTGAAgataaaacaaactcaaactcaTTGTTCTTCCTATAGTTACGTATTGTGAGGGGGACAAATTCATCTTGAAAACTGACCTGCAGCTTGACATATCCTACACTGTCTCCAGAAGGTATTGGGGCTGGGATTGGAGTCAAACCAATCCCAGCATACTCATTGCTGGGGTCATCTTCTCCATCGACAGGGCTGACTGTAAGAGTTAAAGTGGAGGGAGCGGGAGGCAAGGGGAAGGAAGGCTGTGGGGTTGGGGGAAGGGGCCTTTCTTGGATCCAGCTACCTTTACGGGAGCCCATTCCACCTCCAGATGACTTCCCATCAGGCACTGGGAGTGCAGGCAAAGGCCTGCGGGACAGGGATTCTT harbors:
- the acin1b gene encoding apoptotic chromatin condensation inducer 1b isoform X1; amino-acid sequence: MADEDITLDGKPLQSLRVADLKAALEQRNLPKSGQKNTLIKRLKGALMLENLQKSSSSHCGLQPNSQIGEEMCQNSFIKQYLAKQQELLRQRLEREAQQEEEADGMPQHKSPAVPEEDEEHSEDNDSSCYASDKHHPVPSQPTFVRTEERGAASVGMSHGPAIYHQETSEAPGGRMKHTTFHQGHKEPPVPSPPRAVASLSVRVLGQPDQQGLPPTVSGAQEKEGAAPSDLGSAHPVLHLSRSAGVSAESNIHEDSDENDEDDDDSEDDEDWGPGPGVAQRVNRVPPQPHQMPCSVPSAAARSKRKLQPPQHIPQPQVHHTSMQLRHPTPPPSPPPNLFPLPDTPKQSPPDPDDQEGLRVASSPPPTMQTQDSDSSSPSSSPEPPVKRRPGPLSLLIHKMESEGAFRAKGHTSAGEISEETPSESPLQSLQKERKKENTDTEEERQLKEEKDGERQKKRVVEERDIRKEQEQERDKMHVEEQMENEEKRLEEKDEKHQQKEEQEKEKKCQEEQKDKQRRYQNEEKRCEEKQLKEEQDKRYQNIKKDRVVVTEEQDSGSSSDSDSKSDSSSQSSQSSSSSSRDKYGSARQLKKANQGQEAEDEKKSKQTVKQCLLKREVSEPSAAAVTEVEPDSESSLAQQPASGAEPENTEGRLEESTTPKAFAARKISLTSSKMSPATTDGGAGEHEMGAAAGRKRRWGSSTAVTAKKPSISITTESLKSLIPDIKVNQEAVVELHPEELQLSGDEENLDTSRGDQDKGLKIQRTVTQVVSGDSQENGQTNEEEDAEPTEREKQRRTSRDKRKNSLSEEALETQTSIKLDAEAKKVTPNDSLVRRSISQQKSGVSVTIDDPVRTSREPSPPRGKISDIIHVTNLVRPFTLGQLKELLNRTGSVVEDGFWIDKIKSHCFVTYATTEEAVATRNALHGVKWPPSNPKVLGVNFCEQAELDFHKGVLKPDKEEDHVSQPGGPQNRLPPLMPEREKDRERDRDRERDRERERDRDREWDRGVGGVRDLWAEREREMERRERARGEREWDRDKVREFARPGEDERRSRSRDRDRKRRERARSKERKTDKKEKVDEPPAKLLDDLFLKTKAAPCIYWLPLTEEQAAQRLLDRTERQKERERRRKEQEEEDKKRKEEEKKDKLKGREKDASVTISSGVGGRGADGDRERARGRDREGDKKRDSGHRPRRPSAGDGSGRRTRSCSNTRDRRR
- the acin1b gene encoding apoptotic chromatin condensation inducer 1b isoform X3 codes for the protein MADEDITLDGKPLQSLRVADLKAALEQRNLPKSGQKNTLIKRLKGALMLENLQKSSSSHCGLQPNSQIGEEMCQNSFIKQYLAKQQELLRQRLEREAQQEEEADGMPQHKSPAVPEEDEEHSEDNDSSCYASDKPTFVRTEERGAASVGMSHGPAIYHQETSEAPGGRMKHTTFHQGHKEPPVPSPPRAVASLSVRVLGQPDQQGLPPTVSGAQEKEGAAPSDLGSAHPVLHLSRSAGVSAESNIHEDSDENDEDDDDSEDDEDWGPGPGVAQRVNRVPPQPHQMPCSVPSAAARSKRKLQPPQHIPQPQVHHTSMQLRHPTPPPSPPPNLFPLPDTPKQSPPDPDDQEGLRVASSPPPTMQTQDSDSSSPSSSPEPPVKRRPGPLSLLIHKMESEGAFRAKGHTSAGEISEETPSESPLQSLQKERKKENTDTEEERQLKEEKDGERQKKRVVEERDIRKEQEQERDKMHVEEQMENEEKRLEEKDEKHQQKEEQEKEKKCQEEQKDKQRRYQNEEKRCEEKQLKEEQDKRYQNIKKDRVVVTEEQDSGSSSDSDSKSDSSSQSSQSSSSSSRDKYGSARQLKKANQGQEAEDEKKSKQTVKQCLLKREVSEPSAAAVTEVEPDSESSLAQQPASGAEPENTEGRLEESTTPKAFAARKISLTSSKMSPATTDGGAGEHEMGAAAGRKRRWGSSTAVTAKKPSISITTESLKSLIPDIKVNQEAVVELHPEELQLSGDEENLDTSRGDQDKGLKIQRTVTQVVSGDSQENGQTNEEEDAEPTEREKQRRTSRDKRKNSLSEEALETQTSIKLDAEAKKVTPNDSLVRRSISQQKSGVSVTIDDPVRTSREPSPPRGKISDIIHVTNLVRPFTLGQLKELLNRTGSVVEDGFWIDKIKSHCFVTYATTEEAVATRNALHGVKWPPSNPKVLGVNFCEQAELDFHKGVLKPDKEEDHVSQPGGPQNRLPPLMPEREKDRERDRDRERDRERERDRDREWDRGVGGVRDLWAEREREMERRERARGEREWDRDKVREFARPGEDERRSRSRDRDRKRRERARSKERKTDKKEKVDEPPAKLLDDLFLKTKAAPCIYWLPLTEEQAAQRLLDRTERQKERERRRKEQEEEDKKRKEEEKKDKLKGREKDASVTISSGVGGRGADGDRERARGRDREGDKKRDSGHRPRRPSAGDGSGRRTRSCSNTRDRRR